A stretch of the Cuculus canorus isolate bCucCan1 chromosome 15, bCucCan1.pri, whole genome shotgun sequence genome encodes the following:
- the ECI1 gene encoding enoyl-CoA delta isomerase 1, mitochondrial, producing the protein MAAARGLVRVIGCSGVLPLCRQLPVWGRAARQPPSLPLTPCRAFSNNKIQVELDESSGIATMKFKSPPVNSLSLDFLTEFCISLEKLENDRACRAVIFTSAVPRVFSSGLDITEMCGKSTEHYATFWRAVQEMWLRLYSSNMMTVAAINGSSPAGGCLIALTCDYRIMVENPKFVIGLNETQLGIVAPFWFKDTFVNTVGHRIAERSLQLGSLHSASEAHKFGLVDELVPEEKLQEKTMAVVAQWLAIPDHARQLTKSMMRKAVLDRLVAHREEDIQNFVSFVSKESIQKSLRIYMEMLKKKKS; encoded by the exons atggcggcggcgcggggcctGGTCCGCGTGATCGGCTGCTCAG GTGTGCTGCCCCTCTGCCGCCAGCTGccggtgtggggcagagccgccCGGCAGCCCCCCAGCCTCCCACTCACCCCATGTCGTGCCTTCAGCAACAACAAGATCCAGGTGGAGCTGGACGAGAGCTCAG GCATCGCCACAATGAAGTTCAAGAGCCCCCCAGTCAACAGCCTCAGCCTGGATTTCCTCACCGAGTTTTGCATAAgcctggagaaactggagaatGACCGAGCGTGCCGGGCCGTGATCTTCACATCT GCTGtccccagagtcttctcatCTGGCTTGGACATCACCGAGATGTGTGGGAAGAGCACGGAGCACTATGCCACGTTCTGGAGAGCCGTGCAGGAGATGTGGCTCCGACTGTACAGCTCCAACATGATGACAGTCGCAGCAATCAAT gGCTCCAGCCCTGCGGGAGGCTGTCTCATTGCCTTGACGTGTGACTACAGGATCATGGTGGAAAACCCCAAATTCGTCATTGGCCTGAATGAAACCCAGCTGGGCATTGTGGCTCCCTTCTG GTTTAAGGACACATTTGTGAACACTGTGGGACACCGAATTGCTGAGCGCTCCCTCCAGCTGGGCTCCCTCCACTCTGCATCCGAGGCCCACAAATTTGGCCTTGTGGATGAACTGGTGccagaggagaagctgcaggagaagACTATGGCTGTTGTGGCACAGTGGCTGGCCATTCCCG ACCATGCCCGTCAGCTCACCAAGTCCATGATGAGGAAGGCAGTGTTGGACCGCCTGGTAGCTCACCGGGAGGAAGACATTCAGAACTTCGTCAGCTTCGTCTCGAAAGAGTCCATCCAGAAGTCACTTCGCATTTACATGGAGAtgctgaagaagaagaagagctgA